Proteins encoded within one genomic window of Salipaludibacillus agaradhaerens:
- the purF gene encoding amidophosphoribosyltransferase, which produces MLPEIKGLNEECGVFGVWGHEDASHITYYGLHSLQHRGQEGAGIVVTDRNKLKIHKGMGLVNDVFNEDILNNMQGTGAIGHVRYTTAGGSDFINCQPLQFNSQTGSLAIAHNGNLVNATALKRQLEYQGSIFQTTSDTEVIAHLIKRSGYPDIRDSVKNALTMVKGAYALAILVEDFMMVALDPNGLRPLSIGKLGDGYVVSSETCAFDIVGATFLREVQPGELILINDEGLHIETFSPSTKRTICSMEYVYFARPDSNVEEINVHAARKNLGKQLAIEAGIDADVVTGVPDSSISAAIGFAEESGIPYELGLIKNRYVGRTFIQPSQSLREQGVKMKLSAVRGVVEGKRVVMIDDSIVRGTTARRIVKLLREAGAKEVHVRISSPPIINPCYYGIDTSTKGELIAAEKSIEEIREEMGADSLAYLSVDGLMSGIGRPDTMENCGQCLACFTGTYPTEIYPATDHPYDKVLGGK; this is translated from the coding sequence ATGCTACCTGAAATAAAAGGATTAAACGAAGAGTGCGGGGTATTCGGTGTATGGGGTCATGAAGACGCTTCTCATATTACGTATTATGGGTTGCATAGTTTGCAGCACCGGGGACAAGAAGGAGCAGGAATTGTCGTCACGGACCGCAACAAACTGAAGATCCATAAAGGAATGGGACTCGTAAACGACGTTTTTAACGAGGATATTCTCAACAATATGCAAGGAACGGGTGCCATTGGCCACGTGCGATATACGACAGCAGGCGGCAGTGACTTTATTAACTGCCAACCGCTGCAGTTCAATTCTCAGACAGGAAGCTTGGCCATTGCTCATAATGGGAATCTCGTCAACGCCACTGCGTTAAAGCGGCAGTTAGAGTATCAAGGGAGCATTTTTCAAACGACGTCAGATACAGAAGTTATTGCCCATTTAATTAAACGAAGCGGCTATCCAGATATCCGTGATTCTGTGAAAAATGCGTTAACGATGGTTAAGGGGGCCTATGCCCTTGCCATTCTTGTGGAAGACTTTATGATGGTAGCGCTCGACCCGAACGGACTGCGCCCATTATCCATTGGGAAGCTTGGAGACGGCTACGTCGTCTCGTCTGAAACATGTGCCTTCGATATTGTCGGTGCCACATTTTTAAGAGAAGTACAGCCAGGTGAATTGATCTTAATCAATGATGAAGGTCTTCACATTGAAACGTTCTCACCCTCAACGAAGCGTACGATATGTTCCATGGAATATGTGTACTTTGCACGCCCTGACAGCAACGTAGAAGAGATTAACGTGCATGCAGCTCGGAAAAATCTTGGCAAACAGTTAGCCATAGAAGCAGGTATTGATGCGGATGTGGTCACAGGGGTCCCAGACTCAAGCATTTCGGCCGCCATCGGTTTCGCAGAAGAGTCGGGGATTCCGTATGAGCTCGGTCTCATAAAAAACCGTTACGTGGGTCGGACCTTTATCCAGCCTTCACAATCGTTGCGGGAACAGGGTGTGAAAATGAAGCTTTCTGCTGTTCGAGGTGTTGTTGAAGGAAAGCGCGTCGTCATGATCGATGACTCGATCGTTCGCGGGACGACTGCAAGGAGAATTGTGAAACTTTTAAGGGAAGCTGGTGCGAAGGAAGTGCACGTCCGTATCAGTTCACCGCCGATCATTAACCCTTGTTATTATGGGATCGATACGTCCACTAAAGGGGAATTAATCGCTGCTGAAAAATCAATTGAAGAAATTCGTGAAGAAATGGGTGCTGATTCATTAGCTTATTTAAGTGTTGATGGTTTAATGAGTGGGATCGGCCGCCCTGACACGATGGAAAATTGCGGACAATGTCTCGCCTGTTTCACAGGCACGTATCCGACAGAGATTTATCCAGCGACAGACCATCCATACGATAAAGTGTTAGGGGGAAAATAA
- the purN gene encoding phosphoribosylglycinamide formyltransferase: MTKIAVFASGSGSNFQAMIDAVEAGNLTAEIALLVCDKPGAYAEKRAEEAAIPIFSFSPKTYSGKAAFEQAILTELQRHGVEWVVLAGYMRLIGPTLLKAYEGRIMNIHPSLLPAFPGLDAIGQAFDARVKVSGVTIHFVDEGMDTGPIIAQEPVRIEETDTREDVQHNIQAVEHRLYPQTIQQVITNGGGA, from the coding sequence ATGACGAAGATCGCTGTGTTTGCTTCAGGAAGCGGTAGTAATTTTCAAGCGATGATCGATGCGGTTGAGGCAGGGAACTTGACCGCTGAGATTGCCTTACTCGTATGTGACAAGCCTGGGGCTTATGCTGAAAAACGGGCAGAGGAAGCGGCTATTCCTATTTTTTCTTTCTCTCCGAAGACATACAGCGGAAAAGCCGCCTTTGAACAAGCGATTCTCACTGAATTGCAACGCCATGGGGTGGAGTGGGTCGTCCTGGCAGGGTATATGCGCCTTATCGGTCCCACTTTATTAAAGGCTTATGAAGGGCGAATAATGAATATTCACCCGTCACTGTTACCAGCATTTCCTGGGTTAGATGCTATAGGTCAAGCGTTTGACGCCCGTGTGAAAGTGTCTGGTGTGACGATTCACTTTGTTGATGAAGGTATGGATACGGGGCCGATTATTGCTCAGGAGCCTGTTCGAATTGAAGAAACTGATACGAGAGAAGATGTTCAACACAACATACAGGCGGTAGAACATCGCTTATATCCACAAACAATACAGCAAGTGATTACCAACGGCGGAGGAGCGTGA
- the purH gene encoding bifunctional phosphoribosylaminoimidazolecarboxamide formyltransferase/IMP cyclohydrolase produces MKKRALVSVSDKTGIVPFVQELEKIGVEVISTGGTKRVLEEAGVNVIGIEDVTGFPEMMDGRVKTLHPAIHGGLLGVRVNTEHMSALKEQGIGLIDFVIVNLYPFQATIENPDATFADAIENIDIGGPSMIRSAAKNHQDVAIIVDADDYSVVLEELKTLDGKLSDERKTKLAAKAFRHTAAYDALIGEYLTNHVGEEAPEKLTVTYNRKQMLRYGENPHQQAAFYERPLGNPVSIARAEQLHGKELSYNNINDADAALAVIRDFNGPAVAAIKHMNPCGVGIGSSIFDAYTKAYDADPTSIFGGIIACNREVDEETALKMKEIFLEIIIAPSFSKAALAVLTEKKNLRLLTVDLSSDQPIEQRMTTVSGGALMQETDTLSYEDVEVTIPTKRKPSDNELEQIKLAWKVVKHVKSNAIVLAKDDMTIGVGAGQMNRVGAAKIALEQAGDKAEGSVMASDAFFPMSDTVEAAGQAGIKAIIQPGGSKRDQESIDMADKYGIAMVFTGVRHFKH; encoded by the coding sequence ATGAAGAAGCGAGCGTTAGTCAGTGTGTCAGATAAAACGGGCATCGTCCCATTTGTTCAAGAGTTAGAAAAAATCGGGGTTGAGGTCATCTCAACTGGTGGTACGAAACGCGTGTTAGAAGAAGCAGGAGTGAATGTCATTGGCATAGAAGACGTGACAGGATTTCCAGAGATGATGGATGGTCGTGTGAAAACATTACACCCAGCCATACATGGTGGCCTTCTTGGTGTTCGTGTTAACACGGAACATATGAGTGCTCTTAAAGAACAAGGAATCGGCTTAATTGACTTTGTGATCGTCAATTTATATCCATTTCAGGCGACGATAGAAAATCCTGATGCCACATTTGCTGATGCCATCGAAAATATTGATATTGGCGGTCCATCGATGATTCGCTCCGCAGCGAAAAACCATCAAGACGTGGCAATTATCGTTGATGCTGATGATTACAGTGTCGTGTTGGAGGAGTTAAAAACGCTTGATGGGAAGCTGTCTGACGAACGTAAAACGAAGCTGGCCGCGAAAGCGTTCAGACATACAGCAGCTTATGATGCCCTTATCGGCGAATACTTAACAAACCATGTAGGAGAGGAAGCCCCTGAAAAATTAACCGTCACTTATAACCGTAAGCAAATGCTTCGTTATGGGGAAAACCCACACCAGCAGGCGGCATTTTATGAACGTCCGCTCGGAAATCCAGTTTCCATCGCACGAGCAGAACAGCTGCACGGCAAGGAACTTTCCTATAACAACATTAATGATGCGGATGCGGCCCTAGCTGTTATCCGAGACTTTAATGGACCAGCAGTAGCTGCAATCAAACATATGAACCCGTGTGGTGTAGGGATTGGCAGCTCGATTTTTGATGCCTATACGAAAGCATACGACGCTGATCCAACCTCTATTTTTGGTGGTATCATTGCATGTAACCGTGAAGTGGATGAAGAGACGGCGTTAAAAATGAAAGAGATTTTCCTAGAAATAATTATCGCTCCGAGCTTTTCAAAAGCCGCTTTAGCCGTATTAACGGAAAAGAAAAACCTCCGTTTGCTCACAGTAGACTTGTCATCAGATCAACCGATCGAACAACGGATGACAACCGTGTCTGGTGGAGCACTTATGCAAGAAACAGACACGTTAAGCTATGAGGATGTGGAAGTGACCATTCCTACAAAACGTAAGCCATCTGATAATGAACTAGAACAAATCAAACTTGCTTGGAAGGTCGTTAAGCATGTAAAATCAAACGCCATTGTACTGGCTAAAGATGATATGACGATCGGTGTAGGTGCAGGTCAAATGAACCGTGTAGGAGCGGCTAAAATTGCCCTTGAACAAGCAGGAGATAAAGCGGAAGGTTCGGTCATGGCGTCAGATGCGTTCTTCCCTATGAGTGACACAGTGGAAGCGGCTGGCCAAGCAGGTATTAAAGCGATCATTCAGCCTGGCGGTTCAAAACGTGACCAAGAGTCTATTGATATGGCTGATAAATATGGCATCGCGATGGTATTTACCGGTGTGCGCCACTTTAAACATTAA
- the purD gene encoding phosphoribosylamine--glycine ligase, whose translation MKVLVIGSGGREHALAWAFARSKRVTEVFVAPGSDAINEEQGCRSVAISETDHKALIELAKREEVSLTMVGPEAPLVAGLVDDFQAAGLTVFGPTKAAAQIEGSKQFAKDIMKKYGIPTATFETFTDLDEAKAYVQQQGAPIVVKADGLAAGKGVVVAETVDDALAALDDMMAGRKFGEAGASVVIEECLRGEELSYMAFVHGRTVIPMVTAQDHKRAYDGDAGPNTGGMGAYSPVPHLDGQWLKEAEEAVLRPMAEAMVDEGVPFTGILYGGLMITADGPKVIEFNARFGDPETQVILPRLQSDLVEVIERVMAGHDMDLKWSDDACVGVVLASEGYPGTYDKGTVFTFPKTNVPERQHWFHAGSKKSGEDWQTNGGRVLLLSTMAPTISEALQHTYDVLATSAWEGLFYRRDIAHQVKE comes from the coding sequence ATGAAGGTGTTAGTCATAGGCAGTGGCGGGCGTGAACATGCTCTTGCATGGGCGTTCGCTCGCTCTAAACGAGTAACTGAAGTCTTTGTGGCTCCGGGAAGCGACGCCATTAATGAAGAGCAAGGATGTCGTTCCGTCGCCATTTCAGAAACGGATCATAAGGCGTTAATTGAGCTAGCAAAACGTGAAGAGGTGTCACTTACGATGGTAGGGCCTGAAGCTCCGCTAGTTGCAGGGCTTGTGGATGATTTTCAAGCAGCAGGCTTAACCGTATTTGGACCGACAAAAGCCGCGGCTCAAATTGAAGGCAGTAAGCAATTTGCTAAAGATATTATGAAAAAGTACGGGATTCCTACAGCTACCTTTGAAACGTTCACTGATTTAGATGAAGCAAAAGCGTATGTACAACAGCAAGGAGCGCCAATCGTCGTGAAAGCAGATGGGTTGGCAGCTGGAAAGGGTGTTGTCGTAGCTGAAACAGTCGATGACGCGTTAGCAGCGTTAGATGATATGATGGCAGGACGAAAATTTGGTGAAGCTGGTGCTTCTGTTGTGATTGAAGAGTGTCTTCGAGGAGAAGAGCTCTCTTATATGGCATTTGTTCATGGACGTACCGTTATTCCGATGGTGACCGCCCAAGATCATAAACGAGCATATGACGGAGATGCAGGTCCGAACACCGGTGGTATGGGAGCCTATTCACCAGTGCCTCATTTAGATGGTCAGTGGTTGAAAGAAGCAGAGGAAGCTGTGCTACGACCGATGGCAGAAGCGATGGTTGACGAAGGTGTCCCGTTTACTGGTATTTTGTATGGAGGCTTGATGATAACAGCCGACGGCCCTAAAGTCATCGAATTTAACGCCCGTTTTGGTGATCCTGAAACACAGGTGATCTTACCGCGGTTGCAGTCCGATTTAGTAGAGGTCATTGAGCGTGTCATGGCCGGTCATGACATGGACTTGAAGTGGTCCGATGACGCTTGCGTTGGCGTTGTGTTAGCGTCTGAAGGTTATCCAGGAACTTATGACAAAGGCACTGTCTTTACTTTTCCGAAAACAAACGTGCCTGAACGTCAACACTGGTTTCATGCTGGGAGCAAAAAAAGCGGGGAAGATTGGCAGACAAACGGCGGCCGTGTTCTGCTCCTATCCACGATGGCTCCTACCATCTCAGAAGCTTTGCAACACACATACGATGTTCTAGCAACAAGTGCGTGGGAAGGACTCTTTTACCGCAGAGACATCGCCCACCAAGTAAAAGAATAA
- the purM gene encoding phosphoribosylformylglycinamidine cyclo-ligase, which produces MSKAYESAGVNIEAGYEGVRRMKKHVASTMRPEVLGGLGGFGGLFDLSQLNLKEPVLVSGTDGVGTKLIIAQETNRHDTIGIDAVAMCVNDIVVQGASPLFFLDYLALGKNDPAQVEQIVAGVAEGCRQSGCALIGGETAEMPGLYAENDYDVAGFVVGAAEKTQLWGPARVSEGDVLIGLASSGVHSNGFSLVRKIVKDAGLTWQSPAPKQLDAHTLGDVFLTPTRIYVKALQPFIGRDDVQAAAHITGGGLVENVPRMLPEGVGAVINLDAWQVPPVFTWLKEQGGLTVDDMLETFNMGVGLVLAVKPDNAPKVLHQLHEQGEQACEIGRLTAGEGLTFEGALKL; this is translated from the coding sequence GTGTCTAAAGCGTATGAATCGGCAGGTGTGAACATCGAAGCAGGCTATGAAGGTGTCCGCCGTATGAAAAAACATGTGGCGTCTACCATGCGTCCTGAAGTGCTAGGTGGTCTCGGAGGTTTTGGCGGTTTATTTGATTTATCACAGTTGAACTTGAAAGAACCAGTCCTCGTCTCAGGTACCGACGGCGTCGGGACGAAGCTCATCATTGCTCAAGAAACGAACCGACATGATACCATTGGCATCGATGCTGTTGCTATGTGTGTCAATGATATTGTCGTTCAAGGAGCCTCACCGTTATTTTTTCTTGATTACTTGGCGCTTGGGAAGAATGATCCAGCACAGGTGGAACAGATTGTCGCTGGTGTAGCGGAAGGCTGTCGCCAGTCAGGGTGCGCTCTTATCGGCGGAGAGACGGCGGAGATGCCTGGACTTTATGCAGAAAACGATTATGATGTGGCTGGATTTGTCGTAGGGGCTGCCGAGAAGACTCAGCTCTGGGGGCCAGCTCGGGTCAGTGAAGGGGATGTCTTGATCGGATTGGCGTCAAGTGGGGTGCATAGTAACGGTTTCTCACTCGTAAGAAAAATCGTGAAAGATGCCGGTCTCACATGGCAAAGTCCTGCACCTAAACAGTTGGATGCACACACGTTAGGGGATGTATTTTTAACGCCAACTCGTATTTATGTGAAGGCGCTACAACCTTTTATAGGAAGGGACGACGTACAGGCCGCTGCTCATATAACAGGGGGCGGACTTGTGGAAAACGTTCCCCGAATGCTTCCAGAAGGTGTGGGTGCCGTCATTAACCTTGATGCGTGGCAAGTACCACCTGTTTTCACGTGGTTAAAGGAGCAAGGAGGTCTCACAGTCGATGACATGCTTGAAACATTTAATATGGGAGTAGGACTTGTCTTAGCTGTGAAGCCGGATAATGCGCCAAAAGTATTGCACCAGTTACATGAGCAAGGTGAACAAGCATGTGAAATAGGGCGTCTTACAGCTGGGGAAGGGCTCACGTTTGAAGGAGCATTGAAGCTATGA